aaaaacaaaaaaCTGGATACAGAAAATTTGAACGGCGTTAATgaaaacaacttcttttcgCCAGTCTAAACTCAACACATCGTCGTCTTCCACGAGCTTGCAAGCGCattcaagtcgttgttgttCGAAATTTGTCACGTGTAAGCCCGTTAGTTACTCGTTCTGAAGGAGAGCTTCCCCTAGTGAATCTTGAATCATCGTCAGAAGGCCTCCATCCAACTCAACTGTTCATTTAATTGAAAGACCAGCGCTGGGAATATcaatcatcttcaattctgaaCGTAATCTCAGTAGCAGTACATTCCACATTCAAGCTTGCAGTAGTTATTGTTTGTTTGTTGCGATAAGAGTCATCCCTTTTTTGATACAGCTGGATCATAGTTCTAGACTCAAACTGCCAGAACCAGATTTGAATTCGTTTCAATTATACTTTAATATTTAACGACTACATTCTGCTTCTATCATTATCAACGAACTCATTAATCGTTGAAACACActtgtttttcttgaattgatTATTAAACTGCAGACTAATTCTGAAGTATCTGTCGTGTTCGTAAATCGTAATTGCATATGTCTGTCTCATCTGAAAACGACCATTTGTCGCCGCTCGACCTCAGTCCTAGACAGAGACCCCATTCCAACAGCATCAATAGCATTGGATCTCCGGGTCGCAATAGAAGCAACTCAGGTACCTTTAGCTCGGGTCATATAAATAACAGCATTCCGCTTACTCCGACAGGGTCGCATCATCAACACACCGTTAATACCAGACCCAGACGGTCGTCCTCCATCATTCAGCACTTGGAGCCAGACACTTTGGACACGAAAATCGACCAGGCACTTAATCCCAATGTCAATGCGAACTGGGTGCACCAAAAAGGTGCTTGGATCATCCACATCGTTCTCATTgtgtttttgaagttgttcttcaacttcatcacCGTATTGGACAACGACTGGAGATGGACTTTGACCAACTTGACGTACAACATCGGTTCGTATATTATGTTTCATCAAGTTAAAGGGACTCCGTTTGAGTTCAACTCGGGAGCTTACGATAACTTGACTATGTGGGAACAAATAGACAATGGAGACCAGTACACGCCAACgaagaaattcttgatgTCGGTGCCTATTGGTCTCTTTTTGATCAGTACCCACTACTCAAactacaacttgaacttaTTTGTATTGAACGGAGTCAGCTGTCTCTGTGTGGTGGTTCCCAAGTTGGCCATTGCCCATAGATTGAGAGTGACGTTGTACTAGTCCAAGGGCAAGCGAAGATTTGAGTACCGTTTGTTTTACTGTTTTACTCTGCGGAGGACTTTCTAATACATCCATATATATTTGAAGAGGCTACCGGCTTATGATTCGAGATTATACATTAATATACATAAAAGAGAGAGAATGTAGATATTGTAGAGATAACTACAGAATTCAGTGGATTATTTGTAAAACCTATAGGAGATGCCATGTAAGAGCTTTCTGGATTAGCGTTACCGTGCAGCTTATAGGCTCTACACAAAAGCTTATACAAATTAATCGTCGGAGTGTCTCTGGTCCGACTAATTCTGCCTGATTCAATCAGCCGAGTCAGCAGTACAGACATGGGTACTACGTCTAGCTTTGACTCTGTGCGATAAAGATAGAGATGGAGAGAATGCATAGAGACGGTTGGCAGAAAACAGTtaagaaaatagaagaataaCCAAATATATAGAGAGAAACTTGAGTAGGATTATGAGAaatttctgaagaattgttgtAATCTCATGAACAAGTAAATACCTATATAGACAGTTCATTATGGCAGAGAAGACCACTTTATTTGTCCTTTTTATGgcatttttcaaatcagCTTGGTGCTCCACTAATAGGTTCCATAATTCCCCATACTATGCgcattttttttttgactCCGGCCCGTATTGCAATTAAATCTTTTTCCCCATCCCGTTGACTCAAGCGCATCGTGTTGTATAAAAGGGAGAGAATGTCGAGgtggatttttcacttttcgCAGAGCCTTTGCTTGACAATCTGAAACCCACCAGTTCAATTCCTCCCCGAAATCTCTCTCCCGCAATGCCTTACGCCCTCTCTGAATCGCACAAGCAATTGGTCTCGGGCCATTTAGCCGAAACCGACCCGGAAGTCGACCAAATCATCAAGGATGAAATCGACAGACAAAGACACTCCATCGTGCTCATTGCTTCTGAAAACTTCACCACCACCGCCGTTTTCGACGCCTTGGGAACGCCCATGTGTAACAAGTACTCCGAAGGTTACCCTGGTGCCAGATACTACGGTGGTAACGAACACATCGACAGAATCGAGCTCTTGTGTCAGGAAAGAGCCTTGAAGGCCTTCAACGTCACTGCTGACAAGTGGGGTGTCAATGTTCAGACCCTTTCTGGTTCTCCAGCCAACTTGCAAGTCTACCAGGCTATCATGAAGCCCCACGAAAGATTGATGGGTTTGGACTTGCCTCACGGTGGTCATTTGTCCCACGGCTACCAAACCGACTCCAGAAAGATCTCGGCTGTTTCTACTTATTTTGAAACCATGCCATACAGAGTTGATTTGGCAACTGGTTTGATCGACTACGACATGTTGGAAAAGACTGCTGTCTTGTTCAGACCAAAGGTTTTGGTTGCTGGTACATCTGCTTACTGTAGATTGATAGACTACAAGAGAATGAGAGAAATCGCCGACAAGGTCGGTGCCTACCTTGTTGTCGACATGGCCCACATCTCTGGTTTGGTCGCTGCTGGAGTAATTCCATCTCCTTTCGAATATGCTGACATCgtcaccaccaccacccACAAGTCGTTGAGAGGCCCAAGAGGTGCcatgatcttcttcagaagaggTGTCAGATCTGTCAACCCTAAGACTGGTCAAGAAATCTTGtacgacttggaaaacccaatcaacttctcggTTTTCCCTGGCCACCAAGGTGGTCCACACAACCACACCATCACTGCTTTAGCTACTGCCTTGAAGCAAGCTGCTACTCCTGAGTTCAGAGAGTACCAGGAACAGGTATTGAAGAACGCCAAGGTGTTGGAAACTGAATTCCTTGCTAAGGGATACCAGTTGGTTTCCCACGGTACCGACTCGCACATGGTGTTGGTTTCCTTGAAGGATAAGAACATCGACGGTGCCAGAGTTGAAACCGTCTgtgaaaagatcaacattgccttgaacaagaactcCATTCCAGGCGACAAATCTGCCTTAGTTCCAGGTGGTGTAAGAATCGGTGCTCCTGCCATGACCACCAGAGGCTTGggtgaagaagacttcaagaagatcgTCACCTACATTGACTTTGC
This Scheffersomyces stipitis CBS 6054 chromosome 3, complete sequence DNA region includes the following protein-coding sequences:
- a CDS encoding predicted protein (go_component integral to membrane), which gives rise to MSVSSENDHLSPLDLSPRQRPHSNSINSIGSPGRNRSNSGTFSSGHINNSIPLTPTGSHHQHTVNTRPRRSSSIIQHLEPDTLDTKIDQALNPNVNANWVHQKGAWIIHIVLIVFLKLFFNFITVLDNDWRWTLTNLTYNIGSYIMFHQVKGTPFEFNSGAYDNLTMWEQIDNGDQYTPTKKFLMSVPIGLFLISTHYSNYNLNLFVLNGVSCLCVVVPKLAIAHRLRVTLY
- the SHM2 gene encoding serine hydroxymethyltransferase (go_function glycine hydroxymethyltransferase activity~go_process glycine metabolism; L-serine metabolism) encodes the protein MPYALSESHKQLVSGHLAETDPEVDQIIKDEIDRQRHSIVLIASENFTTTAVFDALGTPMCNKYSEGYPGARYYGGNEHIDRIELLCQERALKAFNVTADKWGVNVQTLSGSPANLQVYQAIMKPHERLMGLDLPHGGHLSHGYQTDSRKISAVSTYFETMPYRVDLATGLIDYDMLEKTAVLFRPKVLVAGTSAYCRLIDYKRMREIADKVGAYLVVDMAHISGLVAAGVIPSPFEYADIVTTTTHKSLRGPRGAMIFFRRGVRSVNPKTGQEILYDLENPINFSVFPGHQGGPHNHTITALATALKQAATPEFREYQEQVLKNAKVLETEFLAKGYQLVSHGTDSHMVLVSLKDKNIDGARVETVCEKINIALNKNSIPGDKSALVPGGVRIGAPAMTTRGLGEEDFKKIVTYIDFAVNYAKELQASLPKEANKLKDFKSAVLNGDDEKLKAVKAEISQWAGEFPLSV